The DNA sequence tcctatgcatgtctactctgaagtaagtcctattgtggtcaatggagcttactctgtagtctgcctgcaataacgccccccccccaaaaaaaaagaatcagtgagatttccagccctcccagtgcccagtttaaagttcttctaaagacccacctggctttgcaagtgcaaaacagaaaactttccccttaccagctgaagcctcttttttgtcctttttagtggggggggggggggagactgccttctggagcatctccagctccatcagatcaggaccattctggtgtcttcacattctcctttgcctgaccttaccagcagccaaggcatgtctgcctactcatgagtaaacacgaggTGAGGCTGTTTGCTTTCcctagggctcaatagactgcagctgcaagggagggggggagggacctccttctcccttttgtgtttttgggggctgcattcattggatcaggaccattctggtgtccttggagtccttgcagcctgccctttccgacggactatggcaagtatgcctactcgcgagtaaacgcgcagtacgactcactttcactttccatagggctccatgcattttttccttccagttttttggccataacttttgaacgaaaggagcgatttcaattctggtttttgcactgtgccccgctggccattccacatccaacggtgtatggcacgatgcaGTAGCTCCCAACCCCgtgatgttagcacgtcctccccccagggcgtgtcaccctccccccccgcgcatcacctggtgcggcctgcaccccccgtaccccctagtgacaccagtgatTGTAGCAGATTGTAGTTTTCTCCCAGATTgtagttttctcccagatttgacactgtgttaaggagtgtcatgtatattgtattgtattggcaaccttcagtctcgaaagactatggtatcgcgctctgaaaggtggttctggcacagcgtctagtgtggcatgtatggcccagcatatatggcttgccagtacctGCAGCCCCACACTCgtgatagtgtccccagcatcccgtgcaggtaacaagtctgaatagatagggagatgtaagatcccaggaaatttctgggctccctcctttgactcctggccccctttttgactctgggcccaggtacaaattaccccctttacccccctctcctaggctctggccatggcacactggtgtgccacaaaaggtctgcaggtgtgccatgggagtttggagctcaGCAGTTAAAAATAACTGAACTACCTAAAGTAATGAATCTGCTCTGCTAgcggaggaagagagagagacaattcattactacagacagttgcgtggaaacagagctacagaacccaaaagagtctcctggaagtgacatcacaagaggcgaagaccatagatcagtgtgccatgagaagggggaaaaggttgaaaattgctgatttagagaATCTATGGAGCAAGAGGGGTTTCATCCATTCCCATGACCTCCAACCTTCTTGGGTACCCCATATGATACAAGatacaaaggatctcctctatggagaacttgtgcaaggaaagcgccctacaggtagaccacagctgccatacaaggacatctgcaagagggatctgaaggccttaggagtggacctcaacaggtgggaaaccctggcctctgagcggcccgcttggaggcaggctgtgcagcatggcctttcccagtttttttttgttgtttttttttttgtttttttttttttggataagagtcacttggccaacagtctgaggcaaagaggcaaagaaggaaggcccatagccagggagacagaccagggacagactgcacttgctcccagtgtggaagggattgtcactcctgaattgaccttttcagccacactagatgctgttccagaaacaccatccagagcgcgataccagagtctttcgagactgaaggttgccaacacatgatACAAAAAGAGCACcacttggtctgatccagcaaaacaTAATTTTATAAATGGTTAGATAACTCAAGGTAGGCAGGCTGTTTGTAGCAAAACAGAACCTCTGTTTGTAGCAAAACAGAACCTAGAAAGTCTACCTATAAATGCAAGACGCTGGGGGCAAGCAATAGGGAGTACCATCTTCATCATCTTATTCTCATGGTTTGCTTTGTCCCCCAAATCATTTCACAGGGAAGAAAGGAAACAATAGCTGCCCTCAAAGCCACCTCTTTCTCATTCTTGTGCCATCCTTTTTCCCACAGGCAGAAATCTTCAAGCCACTTTGACCTCCATATTCTCTCCCTTTCCACATTTGTCACCCTGAAGCATCCAGAGGTGTAATCCATAAGAGGGGAAACCGCCCAGGGAGAAAGCCAGATGCTCTGCAGTTGAATCTCTGCCATTCGCAGCCAGTGTCCAGGAGAGTCTTTGCGTGTTTTGCCACAATATGGAGGCAGAGCCAAGGAGGCAGCCAGACTTCCAATTCCAGGCTGTCCTCAAGCAGTGGGTGTCTCTCGGCATGAAAACAGAGGAGCAGGACCCAGGAGGCCCTACACCGTGGGAGGAAGCTGAGGGAGCAGGTAAAGCTCTCCCTTGTGTTGTCCGAGCTGGGAGCATCCAGGAATTCTCACAGAAGACTCCAGGTGAACAGGTGAAACAGGAACCAGAGGAGGggctgcttcagcactgggaGGTCCAGTGGCAGGAGTTCCTGAAGACAGTGGAGTCTCCTCCTGTCAGGCTGGAAATACCCCAGCTGCTGGAAGAGCCTGCCCCGTGGGACGACACCAAGGCCTTCCTGGCCTCCTACGAGCAGGTGGCTGAAGCCTGCCGGTGGCCCAAGGATGAGTGGGTGGCCCGACTCCTGCCTGCTCTCAGCGGAGAAGCCGAGCAGGCCTTTAGCAGGCTGGAGGCCAAGGACAGAGAGGATTATGGAAAGTGAAGGCAGCCATCTTGCGGCAGGATACTCTGGCCAGGGAGAGGTGGTGTCATCACTTTAGGCATTTCTGCTACCAGGAGTCCGAGGGGCCCAGGGGGGCTTACAGCCAGCTCAGGGAGGTTTGCCACCGGTGGCTGAAAGTCAAGCGACACACcaaggagcagatcctggagctgctgaTCCTGGAGCAGTTGCTGACCATCCTGCCGGTGGAGATCCAGAGCTGGGTCAGGGAATGTGGCCCAGAGACCTGCTCCCAGGCAGTGGCCCTGGCCGAGGAGTTCCTGCAGATGCAACGGGGAAGCCAAGAGGCAGGAAAAACAGGTGAGCAGAGACCTCCTGCTTGTCCTGTGGTGTTTCCCGGGATGGGAAGGACATTTTCAGTTCTTCCCCATGGAAGACAGTCAAACCCTTCTTTGTGCACCTCCTTGGAAGGGATCCTCAGTGCTTCTTAAGGACCAGCGGTGTTTGGGGAAACGGCTGTGACTTCCTTGGGAGCAGAGGTGGCTTGCGTGAGGAGGCAAACATGCAATGGCAGGGTACCTGCAGGAGGCTCCAGGGTCAAGGTTGGGCCGGGAAAGACCCTCCTGCTGGAAGCAAGAGAGTCTCTGCTGGCAGCCAGAGCAGCTGAACCAGACCCAAAATGAAGCATTTCAGCAGCATTtcagtgtgctccctgagccatctggtgggtgACTGTGAGAGACagaaagctggaccagatgggcctttcgcctgatctagcggggctcttgTGTTCAGAAGGCAACTTTGTGTGTTCCCTTGTGTCCGGAATCTTCTCTGTTGTTGCAGGGGCCAGCACCACtgaaggaggcagcagggagcTTCCCTGAATCCACGCAGGCTCTGTGTGACACAGAGCAGGGACAGCAGTACAGGGAGGCCAAGCAGGAGAGTGATGAAAGAGCTGTGAGCTCACAAGGTCAGTAAGCAGGCTGTGGCAATTCTGGGAagcaggctctccccccccccaagggaagctgggggggggctggactagatgggcctatggcctgatccagtggggctgctcttacgttcttatggctGCTCCATTCTTCATTCCTTTAGCCTCCACCGTAGTGATTGtcattgtttttcttctcatggcaaacTGACTTGTATAGactgtggtcttcacctcttgtgatgtcacctctggtttctaggagactcttccaggtcctGTGGCTCTGTgactagggcaactgtctgtagtaatgaactgtctgtccctcttcctccaccagtaGAACTGTAGTaatagacaatttgttactacagacagttgccttagGCACAAAGCCACAGAAGGGTTTTTCAGCAATGTTCaagtgctgtgctccaaactcccaagcACACCAACAGATTGCggccactggtgtacctggggtggacagggggcaaataccccagggcaACACCCTATGGGGGGGTGCCACCGCAAACCCCCTACcacctgttttttgttttcttcaggtCTATTTACAgggccttagaagaccttctgaggcctatggaaagcctaaaaacatcacttctggttttcggcgaaaatcagaagtaatgtttttaggTCTGTCAGAaggccagtgggggctggaaacgtctcagaaaaccagaaatgatgtttttagacTTCCAGGCCAAATGAGGGGGCCAGCATTTTGTGGTCATGGCCCCagacagcacaggggccaggactgcagttagctgcaacccaccagttgaaaatcactgttgtgcATCAATGTGCACAGGGATGCAGAGTTAAACTCTTGGTTTTTGTTCTAAACAGTCACATTTAATTTCAGTGAATGACTGTGAAGAGGAAAAGAGTCTGCTGGAAAGACCTGATCAAAAAGAACCACCCCAAAGAAGAGCTATGAAGAATGTTTCCAACACCCCAAAAGAGGAGAATACCTCTGAGGAGCCAAGTGACCCacagtggcagggagggagccACCCACAGAACTGCCTGGGGGATTCTGTGTCTTGTGGGGCTCTCCCAAAATCCCACTCCAAAGCCTCGCTACTGCGGCAGCAGACAGCACTGAGGGGGTCCAAGGAATATCTGGAGCAGGGCTTGGGCCTTGTGCAGTACAACACGGTTGAAATCCAGGAAATCACGTATCAGAGTGAGGATAGAGAAGACCTTCACTGCAAGGTGAGACACCAGCAGATACACACTGGGGAGAAGCCGTACCAGTGCTCTTACTGCGGCAAGACCTTCAACCGCAGGTCACACCTGGTCACAcacgagagaacccacacaggggagaagccatatgaaTGCTCGTATTGTGGGAAGACGTTCATCCAGAGCTCTCATCTGATCCTGCATGAGAGGACGCACACTGGGGAGAAGCCGTACAAGTGCTGTGCCTGCGGAAAGAGTTTCAGCAGCACGTCAAACCTCCTTGCGCACGGGAGgacccacacgggggagaagccATACAAATGCACTGTGTGTGGGAAGGGCTTCATCAGCAAGTCCCACCTGATAAGGCATCGGAGGAATCACAGTGTGGAGAAGGCACCGGTGGAACAACCTGACCCAGGGAAAGGCTTCTGTCTAAGCTAGCTTCttaggggacagagaggaagggagatAAGCCATATTGCAGCGTCCACCGTATTTCATGCGAGAGACAGTCCATGACCCCCTGGTTCAACCGTCATGGGGATTCAGCTCTGACTGGGGCTATTCCAGACCTGTCAGTTTCCGGGGGCTGATCCAGCACCCAACCAGCTCTGTCCTGGTTTCACATAGGAAAATGTCACTGTTCACATGAGCTGACTGTTGCCCAGTCACTGTTGCCCAGTCAAGTCAAGAACTCTTCAATGAATTGGTTTTATGCATTATGTAGTGTATACATTTGCATACAAGTAAAGAACAAGTGAAGAAATTAAGCAGCCTCTCTTTGTTCTTAGGGGGTGCAGATCAGCATAAAAGCAGGGGGGTGCCTCTTGTTTAAagttgatttgttttgctatgtaaaccactttgtgaactactttttgttgaaaagcagtatataaatatttattaataatattaaagcagtgattttcagctggtgtgccatagcacattggtgtgccacaaactatgttggcaaccttcagtctcgaaagactctggtatcacgctctgaatggtggttctggaacagtgtctggtgtggctaaaaaggccgattcgggagtgacaatcccttccacactgggagcaagtgcagtctgtccctggtctgtctccctggctatgagccttccttctttgcctctttgcctcagtctgttggccaagtgtctcttcaaactgggaaaggccatgctgcacagcctgcctccaagtgggccgctcagaggccagggtttcccacctgttgaggtccactcctaaggccttcagatccctcttgcaggtgtccttgtatcacagctgtggtctacctgtagggcactttccctgcacgagttctccatagaggagatctggccatcatccattctcacgacatgaccgagccaacgtaggcgttGCCTCAAAAGGTGCCACAAAAGgttgctgaaaatcactgaaaaactcttccaggtctGCTGTCCTGCTTCTAGatcaactgtctgtagtaataaatTGTAGTATCAAATATCTCTGCCAGCAAAGGAATAAGGATGAACAAAttgttactatagacagttgccctcgaaacagagcagcagaaaccagaagagttttttttagcaattttcaaccacagtgccccAAATTCACACGGCACACCTGCACATCTTTTGCAGTATACTGGCTGAAAATCACGGACATAGTGAGGAGCTCCTCATGTGAACTGCCTCTGAGCTCCCTAGAAGAAGAGTGAGGCACAAATATGATATATAGAAAATTTAAtcattaaataatttaaaaacgaTTGTATCGAAAATAGAAAAAGAATCTTAACACTTCTCAGATCTTGTTCAAATGGGAAGAAACTGGTTACTTCCTTCTCAGACAATGTTCACAACTGAAAAGGGTTTCAACGAGGCAAGCCAGTTAGGTTGGATTTTAATAGGCAGCGGCCCAAGGAAGCTTCTCCAAGCAGACTTCCCCACTCTCTCTTCCTTGCAGCAGGACAGcaaaaccagtggcgtagctagagggcgtACAAAGTACTCCGTTTGGGAGGTGCCTGaacagcaagcagccccttccctttgtagccattccaggcgatgggagcaaaatggaggcggaacgcctggctccaaagggaaggggtagAGGGAGGGGTCCGCTTGCACGGCACATTAAGgcccctgcaaaacgtagtgctttgcaccccttctagctacgccactgagcaaaACATCTGTCTCTCCAAGACACATAAGCCAGTTCAGAGCATAAGGAAAATGCAAAAGTGTCCGTGGAGCGAACAGACCAAATTACTCAAGGAAGTGAGCCCAGCCACTTCTCCAGCTACTCCAGGCAGTCCTTGCGGTCCAAGAATGTGGAATGTTTTGTTATGTTTCTTCTGATCACTAACAAGCTGTGGAAACAACACTCCAGCAGGAGGCAAGGTgaatgagggagggagagatagagagagagagaatgttttcCCCACTTGAACCACCAACTAGGAGTAGGAAAGTGAAGTTGCAGGATAACTAATTGGCCTTTGGTGGACATAAATATGCATTGTAATtcttaagtcccattaagttcaatgggattcCCTCTCAGAAAAGTCTGTATAACACACCTGCAGAGTGACTTGTAATACCTTTGGCTCACCTTCTTGGAGATTCCCCCTAGTCACAAGTCCAGAGGCATGGAAGGGTCTCAGAGGCTGACATAACCCTCACACGACTCCCTCtcaaccccctcccagcctgcagAACACAGCTGAGGCCAACTGCCAGTCCAGGTACGTTGGCCTGGCAGAGTCCAGACATCTTGCTGCTCGCGACACTTGTTCACTCTCTGACAACAATGCCTGGAAAGGTCACCACTGTTGGATCAACCCGATTGCTCTTCTCATggattcctcttctgctctgtcctcttTGCCCCTTTCCAAccctggaagaagaagaaggtgagCAGTAGAGGCAAGCTGGTGAGCAGAGCTATGCGTGCCCTGTCCTGccatcagtctgctgcctgaggtgactgcctgaGTTGTCCTCAGGGAGtgctggcttggaagctgcgtggggaagcagagcatggggggaggggaggcgggctgggctcaggtgagagcttggagatgggggcaggagggggtcgttttgctgtcaggcaggggccaggcgcccctcccaccctgcaccccccagcacccacccagcgaatgcctctcttttgctccccccactcctggaatg is a window from the Tiliqua scincoides isolate rTilSci1 chromosome 2, rTilSci1.hap2, whole genome shotgun sequence genome containing:
- the LOC136639170 gene encoding zinc finger protein 572-like, with translation MKNVSNTPKEENTSEEPSDPQWQGGSHPQNCLGDSVSCGALPKSHSKASLLRQQTALRGSKEYLEQGLGLVQYNTVEIQEITYQSEDREDLHCKVRHQQIHTGEKPYQCSYCGKTFNRRSHLVTHERTHTGEKPYECSYCGKTFIQSSHLILHERTHTGEKPYKCCACGKSFSSTSNLLAHGRTHTGEKPYKCTVCGKGFISKSHLIRHRRNHSVEKAPVEQPDPGKGFCLSYLQNTAEANCQSRSPLLDQPDCSSHGFLFCSVLFAPFQPWKKKKVPELRSPRVPLEKKPGLECGKSFSASSNLSKHQRTHTGEKPYTCLECGKSFSQSSHLTLHLRIHTEEKP